A single Altererythrobacter sp. BO-6 DNA region contains:
- the xth gene encoding exodeoxyribonuclease III, which yields MVSIATWNINSVRLRLPIVERFLQEEAPDVLCLQEIKCQEEQFPGKALAELGYVHQAVHGQKGYHGVATVSRIPLKEVSRHDWQDNGEARHVGVELLGPGQGIVVENVYVPAGGDEPDRTINPKFGQKLDFLERMTHWADKLDRPTLIVGDFNIAPLESDVWNHKQLLKVVSHTPVEIDTLQRFKDAHGWTDIGREFIRDPERYYSWWSYRAKDWKANDRGRRLDHMWASPELAQQAKGHRLREDARDWDKPSDHVPLITEFAL from the coding sequence ATGGTTTCTATCGCTACCTGGAACATCAATTCGGTGCGGCTGCGGCTACCGATCGTCGAACGCTTCTTGCAGGAAGAGGCGCCCGATGTGCTCTGCCTGCAAGAAATCAAGTGCCAGGAGGAGCAGTTTCCAGGCAAGGCGCTGGCAGAACTCGGCTATGTTCACCAGGCGGTGCACGGCCAGAAGGGGTATCACGGGGTGGCCACCGTCAGCCGCATCCCGCTTAAGGAAGTGAGCCGGCATGACTGGCAGGATAATGGCGAAGCGCGCCATGTGGGTGTGGAGCTGCTCGGGCCGGGCCAGGGGATAGTGGTCGAAAACGTCTATGTCCCCGCCGGTGGGGACGAACCCGATCGCACCATCAATCCGAAATTCGGCCAGAAACTCGATTTCCTGGAGCGGATGACGCACTGGGCAGACAAGCTCGATCGCCCGACACTGATTGTGGGCGATTTCAACATCGCCCCGCTCGAAAGCGACGTCTGGAACCACAAGCAGCTCTTGAAGGTCGTCAGCCATACGCCGGTCGAGATCGACACGCTGCAGCGCTTCAAGGATGCGCATGGCTGGACCGATATCGGGCGCGAGTTCATTCGCGACCCAGAGCGGTATTACAGCTGGTGGAGCTACCGCGCTAAGGACTGGAAGGCCAATGATCGCGGGCGGCGGCTCGACCATATGTGGGCGAGCCCCGAGCTGGCGCAGCAGGCGAAAGGGCACCGGCTGCGCGAGGACGCACGCGACTGGGACAAGCCGAGCGACCACGTGCCGCTGATCACGGAGTTCGCGCTCTGA
- a CDS encoding alkaline phosphatase, with the protein MKLNRKSLLLAALLSVPLAACSASGTSQTPVASASSAVPAPKAKKVILFIGDGMGISTITAARIYAGQKQGQSGEEYVLPFETFDNVALVKTYNVNAQVPDSAGTASAMHTGLKTNIGMLGVGPATPHGDCEAALANRLPTLGEQAIERGLALGIVSTARITHATPAAVYAHSPDRDWEAFIGTEGQANKGCRDIATQLVESEFDLALGGGRAAFYGPDRNGWRRDGAVDLPAAWVARTGGTYVETAAQLAAAPADKPVLGLFSPSHMTYTVDRKPDSSEPTLTEMTAQAIARLDNDPDGYYLMVESGRIDHGHHAGQAGYALEEAVEFANAIQYAIDHTDPADTLILVTADHSHVFTMSGYPRRGNDILGLVHSPAGGEGEAGGDGPSLANDGKPYTTLGYGNGPGSIANLAERPMPETGVKAHQQATIPLGSETHGGEDVALYGHGPGAERVRGVIEQNVIYDIIVKALGWK; encoded by the coding sequence ATGAAGCTGAACCGGAAATCTCTCCTGCTTGCCGCGCTGCTCTCCGTGCCGCTGGCCGCCTGCAGTGCCAGCGGGACGTCGCAGACGCCAGTGGCCAGCGCTTCGTCTGCGGTGCCAGCGCCCAAGGCGAAGAAAGTGATCCTGTTCATTGGCGACGGGATGGGCATCTCCACCATCACCGCCGCGCGCATCTATGCCGGGCAAAAGCAGGGGCAGAGCGGCGAGGAATATGTCCTGCCGTTCGAAACCTTCGACAATGTCGCCCTCGTCAAGACATACAACGTCAACGCGCAGGTCCCTGACAGCGCGGGCACAGCCAGCGCGATGCATACGGGGCTGAAAACGAATATCGGGATGCTCGGGGTGGGGCCGGCAACGCCGCATGGCGATTGCGAGGCTGCACTGGCGAACCGGCTGCCGACGCTGGGCGAACAGGCGATTGAGCGCGGTCTCGCGCTGGGGATCGTCAGCACCGCGCGGATCACGCATGCGACGCCCGCAGCGGTCTATGCGCATAGCCCGGATCGCGATTGGGAGGCCTTCATCGGCACCGAGGGTCAGGCCAATAAGGGATGCAGGGATATAGCGACGCAGCTTGTCGAAAGCGAATTCGACCTCGCTCTTGGTGGCGGGCGCGCGGCTTTTTATGGCCCGGATCGAAACGGTTGGCGGCGCGACGGCGCGGTCGACCTGCCCGCTGCGTGGGTCGCTCGCACGGGGGGCACCTATGTCGAAACTGCGGCGCAACTGGCCGCCGCGCCTGCAGACAAGCCGGTGCTGGGGCTCTTTTCGCCAAGCCACATGACCTACACGGTCGACCGCAAGCCGGATTCGAGCGAGCCGACCCTGACGGAAATGACCGCGCAGGCGATTGCGCGGCTCGATAACGATCCAGACGGTTACTATCTGATGGTCGAATCCGGCCGGATCGATCATGGCCACCATGCCGGGCAAGCGGGCTATGCATTGGAGGAAGCGGTCGAATTCGCGAATGCGATCCAATATGCGATCGACCATACCGATCCTGCGGACACGCTGATCCTCGTCACCGCCGATCACAGCCATGTCTTCACCATGTCCGGCTATCCCCGGCGGGGCAACGATATCCTTGGCCTGGTGCATTCGCCCGCAGGTGGCGAAGGCGAAGCGGGCGGGGACGGGCCGTCGCTCGCCAACGACGGGAAGCCCTATACCACGCTCGGTTACGGTAATGGGCCTGGTTCGATTGCCAATTTGGCCGAACGTCCGATGCCTGAAACCGGGGTCAAGGCGCATCAGCAGGCCACGATTCCGCTCGGCAGCGAGACTCACGGCGGTGAGGATGTCGCGCTCTACGGCCATGGCCCGGGCGCCGAGCGGGTCCGCGGCGTCATCGAGCAGAACGTGATCTACGACATTATCGTGAAGGCGCTCGGCTGGAAGTAA